In the Flagellimonas sp. MMG031 genome, one interval contains:
- a CDS encoding aldehyde dehydrogenase — MVKQLIQAQQEFFDTQKTKDVTFRKHYLKKLHQEILEQEDAICDALYADFKKPVFESLATETQLALAELKHAIKNVGSWSEPERVGGAWVNFPSKEWIQPEPYGKVLIISPWNYPFLLAISPLIGALAAGNTALLKPSEFSVHTSRIISQIIRKVFQPEYVTVVEGGVEVSTQLLSEKWEYIFFTGSTHVGRIVYKSAAEHLTPVTLELSGKNPCIVDATANISLAAKRIAWGKFINAGQTCIAPDYILVHASVKQALVDALQQRITEFYGTELEKSPDFARIATEKHYNELKSMLEGQTCLFGGSYTDEDLFIAPTLVDEPALDSTIMEGEIFGPILPLISYTEEDELDTYISKYPNPLAFYVFSRDKKFQKRLMGHYSFGGGTINDTVVHISNKELPFGGVGQSGIGGYHGRHTFDLFSHKKSMVKRATWLDVPLRYAPYSISLKLAKKIKHMF, encoded by the coding sequence AACAGGAATTTTTTGATACCCAAAAAACCAAGGATGTCACCTTTCGGAAACACTATCTGAAAAAACTGCACCAAGAAATTTTGGAGCAGGAGGATGCCATTTGCGACGCGCTGTATGCCGATTTTAAAAAACCGGTTTTTGAAAGTCTGGCCACGGAAACCCAATTGGCCTTGGCAGAGCTCAAACATGCCATTAAAAATGTGGGCTCATGGAGCGAGCCGGAACGGGTAGGGGGGGCATGGGTTAATTTCCCGTCCAAAGAGTGGATACAGCCCGAACCCTACGGGAAGGTGCTCATCATTTCGCCATGGAACTATCCGTTTTTATTGGCCATTTCGCCATTGATTGGTGCCTTGGCAGCGGGCAACACTGCCTTGCTGAAACCCTCCGAGTTCAGTGTGCATACCTCTCGAATAATTTCACAAATCATCCGTAAGGTGTTCCAGCCCGAATATGTAACGGTGGTTGAGGGCGGAGTAGAGGTTTCCACCCAATTATTGTCCGAGAAATGGGAGTATATCTTCTTCACGGGGAGCACCCACGTAGGCAGGATTGTGTACAAAAGCGCTGCCGAACATCTTACCCCTGTGACTTTGGAACTTAGCGGAAAAAATCCCTGTATTGTGGATGCTACGGCCAACATATCGCTGGCAGCCAAACGTATTGCCTGGGGGAAGTTCATCAATGCGGGGCAAACCTGTATTGCGCCGGACTATATTTTGGTACACGCCTCTGTAAAACAGGCATTGGTGGATGCCTTGCAGCAACGGATTACCGAATTTTATGGTACAGAATTGGAAAAATCACCGGATTTTGCCCGTATTGCTACTGAAAAACATTACAACGAGCTGAAATCCATGCTCGAAGGGCAGACCTGTCTGTTTGGGGGCAGCTATACGGATGAGGACCTATTTATAGCGCCGACATTGGTGGACGAGCCGGCGCTGGACAGTACCATTATGGAAGGGGAGATTTTTGGCCCCATTTTACCCTTGATTTCGTATACCGAAGAGGACGAATTGGACACCTATATTTCCAAATACCCGAATCCGTTGGCGTTCTATGTGTTTTCCAGGGACAAAAAGTTTCAGAAACGTTTGATGGGACACTATTCCTTCGGCGGCGGAACCATAAACGATACCGTGGTACATATCAGCAATAAGGAATTGCCATTTGGTGGCGTGGGCCAGTCCGGGATTGGTGGTTACCATGGCAGGCATACGTTCGATTTGTTTTCCCACAAAAAATCCATGGTAAAACGTGCGACTTGGTTGGATGTGCCATTGCGCTACGCGCCGTATTCGATTTCCTTAAAGCTCGCGAAGAAAATTAAGCATATGTTTTGA
- a CDS encoding RNA polymerase sigma factor RpoD/SigA — translation MRQLKITKQITTRDTKSLEKYFQEISKIELITADEEVELARRIREGDQAALTKLVNANLRFVVSTAKQYQGSGLRLSDLINEGNIGLVKAAKRFDETRGFKFISYAVWWIRQSILQAISQNSRMVRLPLNKIGEISKIKKVFSALEQTHQRPPSAAEIAKELDMTSAKVKLAMKNSARHLSMDAPFKQGESGNLYHVVASKDSMRPDDKMIQDSLSADIDQALKTLPERESEIIRLHYGLGERSPKSLSEIGELFDITRERVRQIREKAIRMLRRRSHNEILQAYL, via the coding sequence ATGAGGCAACTAAAGATTACCAAACAAATTACAACCAGGGATACCAAATCATTAGAAAAGTATTTTCAAGAAATCTCCAAAATTGAATTGATCACTGCGGACGAGGAAGTAGAACTGGCAAGAAGAATTCGTGAAGGTGATCAAGCTGCCCTTACCAAATTGGTCAATGCGAATCTACGTTTTGTCGTATCTACCGCAAAACAATACCAGGGAAGCGGCTTACGGCTCTCCGACTTGATCAATGAAGGGAACATAGGTTTGGTAAAAGCTGCCAAACGCTTTGATGAAACTAGGGGTTTTAAATTTATCTCCTATGCGGTTTGGTGGATCAGACAATCCATATTACAGGCCATTTCACAAAACTCCCGTATGGTCCGGTTGCCGCTCAATAAAATTGGTGAAATAAGTAAAATAAAGAAAGTCTTTTCGGCCTTGGAACAAACCCACCAAAGGCCTCCCAGCGCTGCCGAAATAGCAAAAGAGCTCGATATGACTTCTGCTAAAGTGAAATTGGCCATGAAAAACTCCGCAAGACACCTGTCCATGGATGCGCCTTTTAAGCAAGGTGAATCCGGCAACCTTTACCATGTGGTCGCATCAAAAGACAGTATGCGCCCCGACGATAAAATGATTCAGGATTCCTTGAGTGCCGATATTGACCAAGCTTTAAAGACCCTCCCGGAGCGTGAAAGCGAAATTATACGTCTTCATTATGGTCTTGGTGAACGAAGCCCAAAAAGTTTAAGTGAGATAGGTGAACTATTTGATATCACTAGGGAACGCGTACGACAAATTAGGGAAAAAGCCATCCGAATGTTGCGAAGACGTTCGCACAACGAGATTTTACAAGCATACCTTTAA
- a CDS encoding DoxX family protein: MDYIAIILQCIVAISILNVWLVQNKKPTQWRGGNATTIIEEFKVYGLPVWMCYLVGTLKVILALGLIAAIWYPVLRQPAALGLAILLSGSVAMHFKINDPLKKSFPAFLFLLMCLYIAFPFL; encoded by the coding sequence ATGGATTATATTGCCATTATTTTACAATGTATTGTTGCCATCAGTATACTCAATGTTTGGCTGGTACAAAATAAAAAGCCCACACAATGGCGGGGAGGAAACGCTACCACGATTATTGAAGAATTTAAAGTGTACGGACTTCCCGTTTGGATGTGCTACCTTGTGGGTACGCTTAAAGTCATTTTGGCATTGGGACTTATAGCGGCCATTTGGTATCCGGTACTGCGTCAACCTGCTGCACTTGGCTTGGCCATTTTACTATCTGGCTCCGTGGCCATGCATTTTAAGATTAACGACCCTCTCAAGAAATCGTTTCCGGCATTCTTGTTTCTGTTGATGTGTTTGTACATCGCTTTCCCATTTTTATAA
- a CDS encoding CIA30 family protein, with protein sequence MSVLALLLFFTVMSQDRSSLIYDFTQNDNKGQWFIVDDGVMGGLSQGNISINSNGHGVFKGYVTTENNGGFSSVHYKLDNKDVMPFSTVVIKLKGDGKRYQFRIKSNPYQRFSYINSFETSGDWETIKLAFNDFVPMFRGYKLNEPNYAGEVIAEIAFLIGNKRNESFSLEIERIYLE encoded by the coding sequence ATGAGCGTTTTAGCACTACTATTATTTTTTACCGTCATGTCCCAAGACCGTTCATCCCTTATTTATGATTTTACCCAAAATGATAATAAGGGTCAATGGTTTATTGTGGATGACGGCGTTATGGGAGGTTTATCCCAAGGAAACATCAGCATCAACAGTAACGGCCATGGCGTTTTTAAAGGGTACGTTACTACAGAAAACAATGGCGGTTTTTCTTCCGTACATTATAAGTTGGACAATAAAGATGTCATGCCATTTTCCACTGTCGTTATCAAATTAAAAGGAGATGGTAAAAGGTACCAGTTCCGAATAAAGAGCAATCCTTATCAACGCTTTTCCTATATCAACAGTTTTGAAACGTCAGGAGATTGGGAAACTATAAAGTTAGCTTTTAATGATTTTGTACCGATGTTTAGGGGCTACAAGTTGAACGAACCCAATTATGCTGGTGAAGTAATTGCCGAAATTGCTTTTTTGATCGGAAATAAGCGTAATGAGTCATTCTCTCTGGAAATTGAAAGAATCTACTTGGAGTAA
- a CDS encoding flavodoxin reductase, translating into MPHQVKIQEIGFITHDVLQIQTERPADYHFEPGQATEVALDKEDWRDEKRPFTFTGLPEDGFLQFTIKVYPDHNGVTDTLQTLEQGDHLLLEDVWGAISYQGPGVFLAGGAGVTPFIAIFRHLAEQGKLEGNRLLFANKREKDIIMQSQFEKWLGKDFINILSEEQNSKYAHGMMDSEFLKEHIPDTNAKFYLCGPPPMMESVQKDLENLGISKEQMVAEELS; encoded by the coding sequence ATGCCACATCAAGTAAAGATTCAAGAAATAGGTTTTATCACACACGACGTGCTTCAAATACAAACGGAGCGACCTGCCGATTATCATTTTGAGCCCGGTCAGGCCACCGAAGTTGCCCTCGATAAGGAAGATTGGCGGGACGAAAAACGCCCGTTTACCTTTACGGGACTTCCCGAAGATGGCTTTTTACAGTTTACCATAAAGGTGTATCCCGACCACAACGGGGTAACCGATACCCTGCAAACCTTGGAGCAGGGCGACCATTTATTGTTGGAAGACGTTTGGGGCGCCATATCTTACCAAGGTCCCGGCGTATTTTTGGCCGGTGGGGCGGGAGTAACCCCCTTTATTGCAATATTTAGGCATTTGGCTGAGCAGGGCAAGCTCGAAGGCAATCGGTTGTTGTTTGCCAACAAGCGCGAAAAGGATATTATCATGCAATCCCAGTTTGAAAAATGGTTGGGCAAGGACTTTATCAATATTCTTTCTGAAGAGCAAAACAGCAAGTATGCGCATGGTATGATGGATTCCGAATTTTTAAAGGAACATATCCCAGATACAAATGCCAAATTTTATCTCTGTGGACCGCCACCTATGATGGAATCGGTACAAAAGGATTTGGAAAACCTAGGCATTTCCAAAGAACAAATGGTTGCTGAGGAACTCTCCTAA
- a CDS encoding OsmC family protein gives MKFTRKAEAQWKGSGKEGKGTLRTASGVLDGTPYSFHTRFEDGKKGTNPEELVGAAHAGCFAMQLSFLLGEEGFTPDSLDTAATVTFEDGAVTQVALDLKGDIPNIDAEQFQQIAHKAKEVCPISKLLDTKIELKVTLKK, from the coding sequence ATGAAATTTACAAGAAAAGCAGAAGCCCAGTGGAAAGGCTCGGGCAAAGAAGGAAAAGGAACCCTAAGAACCGCCAGTGGCGTATTGGACGGTACACCTTACTCGTTCCATACCCGTTTTGAGGACGGCAAAAAAGGCACCAACCCCGAAGAATTGGTAGGAGCGGCCCATGCCGGTTGCTTTGCCATGCAGTTGAGTTTTTTACTGGGCGAGGAAGGATTTACACCCGATAGTTTGGATACCGCTGCTACCGTAACGTTTGAGGATGGAGCCGTTACCCAAGTGGCCTTGGACTTAAAAGGGGATATCCCCAATATCGATGCCGAGCAATTTCAGCAAATAGCGCACAAGGCCAAAGAAGTATGCCCCATTTCAAAACTATTGGATACAAAAATTGAACTCAAGGTAACCTTGAAAAAATAG
- a CDS encoding alkene reductase, whose protein sequence is MQQLLTSYNKNISLRNRIVMAPMTRSRAANEDNKPTDELHGLYYEQRASAGLIITEGSQVSERAVGYVNTPGIHTKAQVEGWKKVTQRVHDKGGKIFIQLWHVGRISHPDFHDGELPLAPSALNPNEQSYTPDGFKDTVTPKEMTKEDIKTTVEDFKNAAKNAVEAGFDGVEIHSSNGYLFHQFFNSTSNKRTDEYGGSHENKARFFFEVLDAVKEVIPEEKIGARFNPSLHGVFGMTMDEDTIPTFEYIIKKLNDYNLAYIHLSEPFTDVSDIPFAVTEIAKHFRPLYNGTLMINGGFDQDSGNRVIESGNADLVAYGKPYVSNPDLVERFEHNLELADWDKDTFYTPGKEGYTDYPKADIKQEA, encoded by the coding sequence ATGCAACAATTACTTACATCGTACAACAAGAACATTAGCCTAAGAAACCGAATCGTAATGGCACCCATGACGCGAAGTAGGGCCGCCAACGAGGACAACAAACCTACAGATGAACTTCATGGCTTGTATTATGAGCAACGTGCCTCCGCAGGTTTGATCATCACCGAAGGTTCCCAAGTTTCAGAACGTGCGGTAGGATACGTGAACACCCCGGGAATACACACCAAAGCCCAAGTGGAGGGCTGGAAAAAAGTGACCCAACGGGTACACGACAAGGGCGGAAAAATATTTATCCAATTGTGGCACGTGGGTCGGATTTCACATCCTGATTTCCATGATGGAGAATTGCCGTTGGCGCCTTCAGCGCTGAACCCGAACGAGCAATCGTACACGCCTGATGGTTTCAAGGATACCGTCACCCCAAAGGAAATGACCAAGGAGGATATCAAAACCACAGTGGAAGATTTCAAAAATGCCGCCAAAAATGCGGTGGAAGCTGGATTCGACGGCGTGGAAATCCATTCCTCCAACGGCTATCTGTTCCATCAATTTTTTAATAGCACATCCAATAAAAGAACGGATGAGTATGGTGGAAGCCATGAAAACAAAGCACGTTTCTTTTTTGAAGTCTTGGATGCGGTCAAAGAAGTGATTCCAGAAGAAAAAATAGGGGCCCGTTTCAATCCATCATTGCACGGCGTGTTCGGGATGACCATGGATGAAGATACCATCCCCACCTTTGAATACATCATCAAAAAATTGAACGATTACAATTTGGCCTACATCCATCTATCCGAACCCTTTACGGATGTGTCCGATATTCCTTTTGCGGTAACGGAAATTGCCAAACACTTTAGGCCGCTATATAATGGTACGTTGATGATCAATGGCGGATTTGACCAAGATTCCGGTAATAGGGTCATTGAGTCTGGAAATGCAGATTTGGTGGCCTATGGTAAGCCCTATGTCTCCAATCCTGACTTAGTAGAGCGTTTTGAACATAATTTGGAACTGGCCGATTGGGACAAGGATACGTTTTATACTCCCGGCAAAGAGGGGTATACCGATTATCCCAAGGCCGATATCAAGCAAGAGGCCTAA
- a CDS encoding Crp/Fnr family transcriptional regulator encodes MNHKSLTEHVKSQVNPRPEDLHLFTSKLREVTVAKGKFLLYPNTYVKHEYFVVKGCLTAYYLDKKGNKNIVQFAIENWWLGDFDAFYNGVPSKLYIEALEDSTLLAINHDDLQRLLEEAPIFERYFRLLVTSAFISLRKRILSSLGKTVKERYLEFCEGYPNIDGRVPNYQIANYLGISAESLSRTRRKLRALKKT; translated from the coding sequence ATGAACCACAAATCTTTAACCGAACACGTCAAATCACAGGTAAACCCCAGACCGGAGGACCTGCATCTGTTCACTTCAAAACTGCGGGAGGTCACGGTGGCCAAAGGCAAGTTTTTGCTGTATCCCAACACTTATGTCAAGCATGAGTATTTTGTGGTGAAAGGCTGTTTAACGGCCTATTATTTAGACAAAAAGGGAAATAAGAACATTGTGCAATTCGCCATAGAGAACTGGTGGTTGGGAGATTTTGACGCCTTTTACAATGGGGTGCCCTCCAAATTATACATTGAAGCCTTGGAGGATTCCACTTTGTTGGCCATCAATCATGATGATCTACAAAGGCTATTGGAAGAGGCTCCCATATTTGAACGCTATTTTAGGTTATTGGTCACCAGTGCCTTTATTTCGCTCCGCAAACGGATTTTGTCCTCCTTGGGAAAAACCGTAAAGGAGCGGTATCTGGAATTTTGCGAAGGCTATCCGAATATCGATGGCCGTGTTCCCAACTATCAAATTGCGAATTATTTGGGGATTTCTGCGGAGAGTTTGAGCCGTACGCGTAGAAAATTGCGAGCGTTAAAAAAAACCTAA
- a CDS encoding class I SAM-dependent methyltransferase produces MFRSKSTIVAMVTGLFLLCSCNGQTKNDSQDYVYKKGDPNGIGKWYMGREIAYVMGYQGMNWLERPEREEEENTATLLKNMDIQPTDHIADIGAGSGYHVFKMAPMAHQGTIFAVDIQEEMLAAIQEKMEAKNVQNIQIVKGGEQSVNLPENSMDKVLMVDVYHEFNFPKEMIASIKKALKPKGELFLIEYRGEDRSVPIKELHKMTEAQAVKEMNAAGFILERNVGNLPWQHCMVFIKQ; encoded by the coding sequence ATGTTCAGAAGTAAGTCAACCATAGTAGCAATGGTCACAGGACTGTTCTTGCTGTGCTCCTGTAACGGGCAAACCAAGAACGATTCCCAAGACTATGTGTATAAAAAAGGGGACCCAAACGGTATCGGAAAGTGGTATATGGGTCGTGAAATAGCCTATGTGATGGGCTACCAAGGGATGAACTGGTTGGAGCGACCAGAACGCGAAGAAGAGGAAAACACCGCTACGCTATTGAAAAACATGGACATACAGCCCACGGATCACATTGCCGATATCGGGGCAGGTTCGGGTTACCACGTTTTTAAAATGGCGCCCATGGCTCATCAAGGAACCATCTTTGCGGTGGATATTCAAGAGGAGATGTTGGCTGCGATACAGGAAAAAATGGAAGCAAAAAACGTTCAGAACATCCAAATCGTGAAGGGTGGCGAGCAAAGTGTGAACCTTCCCGAAAATTCGATGGACAAGGTGTTGATGGTGGATGTCTACCACGAATTCAACTTCCCGAAGGAAATGATCGCTTCCATCAAAAAGGCATTAAAACCGAAGGGTGAATTGTTTTTGATCGAATATCGTGGGGAAGATAGGTCGGTGCCCATTAAGGAATTACACAAAATGACCGAGGCGCAGGCCGTTAAGGAAATGAACGCGGCGGGCTTCATTTTGGAGCGAAATGTAGGTAACTTACCATGGCAACATTGCATGGTATTCATTAAACAGTAA
- the ggt gene encoding gamma-glutamyltransferase: MKFLSSLMLVVLMGTWAQAQDRLTGETFTTRSEILAQNGMAATSQPLATQVALDILKKGGSAMDAAIAANAVLGLVEPASCGIGGDVFAIVWSAKEQKLYGLNGSGRAPQSLTIDYFMDKGLSYVPFYGPLPVSVPGCVDGWFTLHEKFGRLPMEDILQPAIDYGNNGFPVSEVIAYEMASSYEALKDQPGFAQTYMPKGRPPVKGEVFVNKDLANTYEIIAKKGRDAFYKGSIAKTIDSYMKKHGGFLSYEDLASHTSNWVTPVSINYRGYDVWELPPNGQGTAALQMLNILEGFDIAKMGFGSAEYLHVLTEAKKLAYEDRAKFYADPEFNNIPLETLLSDAYAAERRNLIDLNKAADSYPAGDMEIETGNTTYLTVADKDGNMVSLIQSIYSEFASGMVPDGLGFVLQNRGQMFNVQDRSHANALEPGKRPFHTIIPAFITKDGKPWVSFGLMGGAVQPQGHAQIVVNVVDFGMNLQEAGDAPRMRHRGSSQPTGSVMTNGGTLYLESGFTPETLRELSEKGHRIGFGVGMFGGYQAIGVDLENKVYTGASESRKDGQAAGY, encoded by the coding sequence ATGAAATTTTTGTCATCCCTCATGCTCGTGGTCCTCATGGGCACCTGGGCACAAGCCCAAGACCGACTAACCGGCGAAACCTTTACCACCCGTTCCGAAATTTTGGCACAAAATGGCATGGCGGCCACAAGTCAGCCATTGGCCACCCAAGTTGCTTTGGATATTTTAAAAAAGGGGGGTAGCGCCATGGATGCCGCCATAGCGGCCAACGCTGTGCTCGGACTTGTGGAACCGGCTAGTTGTGGTATCGGCGGAGATGTATTTGCCATCGTTTGGTCGGCCAAAGAACAGAAATTATATGGCTTAAACGGAAGTGGGAGGGCGCCCCAATCCTTGACCATCGATTATTTTATGGATAAAGGCTTGTCCTACGTTCCTTTTTATGGCCCACTCCCAGTATCGGTTCCGGGCTGTGTAGACGGATGGTTCACCTTGCACGAAAAGTTTGGACGCTTACCCATGGAGGATATCCTGCAACCCGCCATCGATTATGGTAACAACGGATTTCCGGTATCCGAAGTGATCGCTTACGAGATGGCATCTAGCTATGAAGCGCTTAAAGACCAACCCGGCTTTGCCCAAACCTATATGCCCAAGGGAAGGCCGCCCGTAAAAGGCGAGGTATTTGTCAATAAAGATTTGGCCAATACCTACGAAATCATTGCCAAAAAAGGACGTGATGCCTTCTATAAAGGTTCCATTGCCAAGACCATTGATAGCTACATGAAAAAACACGGTGGATTTTTAAGCTATGAAGACTTGGCCAGTCACACCTCGAATTGGGTAACGCCGGTTTCCATAAACTATCGTGGGTACGATGTTTGGGAATTGCCGCCCAACGGACAGGGTACCGCTGCCTTACAGATGTTGAACATTCTCGAAGGCTTTGATATTGCCAAAATGGGTTTTGGTAGCGCTGAATATTTGCATGTACTCACCGAGGCCAAAAAGTTGGCCTATGAAGATCGGGCCAAGTTTTACGCCGACCCTGAATTCAACAATATTCCTTTGGAAACACTTTTGTCGGATGCCTATGCTGCTGAGCGGAGGAACCTCATAGACCTCAACAAGGCGGCTGATAGTTATCCGGCTGGCGATATGGAAATAGAAACGGGCAACACCACGTATTTGACCGTGGCCGATAAAGACGGCAATATGGTTTCCTTAATACAAAGTATTTATTCCGAATTTGCATCGGGTATGGTACCGGACGGATTGGGCTTTGTGCTTCAGAATCGTGGGCAAATGTTCAATGTGCAGGATAGAAGCCATGCGAATGCCTTGGAACCGGGCAAACGTCCGTTCCACACCATTATTCCAGCATTTATCACCAAAGATGGCAAGCCTTGGGTCAGTTTTGGGCTCATGGGAGGGGCAGTTCAGCCGCAGGGCCATGCACAAATTGTGGTCAATGTGGTTGATTTTGGCATGAACTTGCAAGAAGCAGGGGATGCACCACGAATGCGCCACCGTGGTAGCTCGCAACCCACGGGTTCCGTCATGACCAATGGCGGTACTTTGTACCTTGAAAGCGGTTTTACACCCGAAACCCTGAGGGAATTGAGCGAAAAAGGACATCGTATCGGCTTTGGTGTCGGGATGTTCGGTGGTTATCAGGCCATTGGGGTGGATTTGGAAAACAAAGTGTATACCGGGGCTTCGGAGTCCAGAAAGGACGGTCAGGCTGCCGGGTATTAA
- a CDS encoding peptidylprolyl isomerase: MSTVKENDTVKVHYTGKLTNGQVFDSSLEREPMEVALGQGQLIPGFEKGLIDMAVNEKKTITIDKKDAYGEVNESLFQKISKSQLPEDLKPEVGMGLVGSNAEGQQQQFRVAKVEENDIILDANHPLAGHDLVFDLEVVEIL, translated from the coding sequence ATGAGTACAGTAAAAGAGAATGACACTGTAAAAGTGCACTACACGGGTAAATTGACCAATGGACAGGTGTTTGACAGTTCTTTGGAGCGTGAGCCTATGGAAGTAGCCTTGGGACAGGGTCAGCTTATACCTGGATTTGAAAAAGGGCTTATCGATATGGCCGTGAACGAAAAAAAGACCATTACCATCGATAAAAAAGATGCGTACGGCGAAGTGAATGAGTCCCTTTTCCAGAAAATATCAAAGTCCCAACTACCTGAGGACCTAAAGCCCGAAGTGGGCATGGGCTTGGTAGGTTCCAACGCTGAGGGACAGCAACAACAGTTTAGGGTGGCCAAAGTAGAGGAAAACGACATCATTTTGGATGCCAATCACCCGTTGGCCGGACACGATTTGGTGTTTGACCTTGAAGTGGTAGAGATTCTGTAA
- a CDS encoding acyltransferase family protein, whose product MKTARRHDIDWLRVITIALLLIYHIAIIFQPWAMFVGFVRSEQSLESLWTPMTMLNVWRIPILFFVSGMGLYFAMRKRNWKQLIGERTRRILLPLLFGIVAIAPLHMFLFQKFYKLPLGYYPHMGHLWFLGNIFVYVLMFLPVFYVLKGNTEGRFHRFLNRMMSHPGGPLLVSLFFMLEAIWVKPQIYSLYAETWHGFALGALAFFFGYLFVYSGRGFWETVKKWRWAYIALAAALYLLRYVEFQLEAPGYLMALESNCWIFGVFGLGYRYLNKPSALLVYLSQAAYPVYIIHMFVMYGAAWLILPMEMHPLVQFVAITVLTFAICYILYEFVIRRIGFLRPLFGLKGKQIPKITSKMMINEG is encoded by the coding sequence ATGAAAACAGCACGTAGACACGATATTGATTGGTTGCGGGTAATCACAATTGCCTTGCTATTGATCTATCACATTGCCATTATATTTCAGCCTTGGGCCATGTTCGTAGGCTTTGTACGAAGCGAGCAATCTTTGGAAAGTTTGTGGACCCCGATGACCATGCTCAATGTTTGGCGTATTCCTATCCTATTCTTCGTATCGGGCATGGGGCTTTATTTTGCCATGCGAAAACGAAACTGGAAACAGTTGATCGGAGAGCGGACCAGAAGGATTTTGTTGCCGTTGCTTTTTGGTATTGTAGCTATTGCTCCTTTGCATATGTTCCTCTTCCAAAAATTCTACAAACTGCCTTTGGGATATTATCCACATATGGGCCACCTGTGGTTTTTGGGCAATATTTTTGTTTATGTGCTGATGTTTTTGCCCGTTTTCTACGTGTTGAAAGGTAACACAGAAGGTAGATTCCACCGATTTTTGAATCGAATGATGTCCCATCCCGGTGGACCCCTGTTGGTCTCCCTCTTTTTTATGCTCGAGGCCATTTGGGTCAAACCGCAGATATATTCCCTGTATGCGGAGACGTGGCATGGATTTGCCCTCGGAGCTTTGGCCTTCTTTTTTGGTTATCTGTTCGTTTACAGCGGGCGTGGATTTTGGGAAACCGTAAAAAAATGGAGATGGGCCTATATCGCTTTGGCCGCAGCATTATACCTATTGAGATATGTGGAGTTTCAATTGGAAGCTCCGGGATATCTGATGGCATTGGAATCCAATTGCTGGATATTTGGGGTGTTCGGTCTTGGTTATCGTTATCTGAATAAACCAAGTGCCTTATTGGTTTATTTGAGTCAAGCAGCGTATCCCGTTTATATCATCCATATGTTTGTGATGTATGGGGCGGCTTGGTTGATCTTGCCTATGGAGATGCATCCATTAGTACAATTTGTGGCCATTACCGTACTCACCTTTGCAATCTGCTACATCCTGTATGAGTTTGTGATCAGAAGAATAGGTTTCTTACGGCCATTATTTGGACTGAAAGGAAAGCAAATCCCTAAGATAACATCCAAAATGATGATAAATGAGGGCTAA
- a CDS encoding ankyrin repeat domain-containing protein has protein sequence MKNFKNNSMKHLMYALLIVSISLSACGQQKSKPEQQGSMKTQVKAPKTPLSAAVVTGDLEAVRQHIEAGTDINEKDPLSGSTPLITAITFDKKDIAKSLIDAGADLSIKNNDGSTALHVAAFFCKVEAVQMLLDAGADKNLKNNYGATPRETIVGSFAEVKPIYEMMQQQLGPIGLQLDLEEVEATRPTIAVMLQ, from the coding sequence ATGAAAAATTTTAAAAACAATTCCATGAAACATCTAATGTATGCACTACTTATTGTATCGATAAGTTTATCTGCCTGCGGACAGCAAAAATCCAAACCGGAACAACAGGGTTCCATGAAAACACAAGTAAAGGCTCCCAAAACACCATTGTCGGCGGCTGTGGTTACTGGCGATTTGGAAGCCGTGAGACAGCATATCGAGGCAGGAACCGATATCAATGAAAAGGACCCACTTAGCGGGTCGACCCCATTGATTACCGCAATCACTTTTGACAAAAAGGATATCGCGAAAAGTCTGATCGATGCTGGAGCTGATTTATCCATCAAAAACAATGACGGTTCCACGGCACTGCACGTAGCTGCCTTCTTTTGTAAAGTGGAAGCGGTCCAAATGTTGTTGGATGCGGGTGCCGACAAGAATTTGAAGAACAATTATGGGGCCACCCCCCGAGAAACTATTGTGGGTTCTTTTGCCGAGGTGAAGCCTATCTATGAAATGATGCAGCAACAATTGGGACCTATAGGCCTTCAGTTGGACCTGGAAGAAGTGGAAGCCACCCGTCCCACCATCGCCGTAATGCTTCAATAA